A region from the Triticum urartu cultivar G1812 chromosome 1, Tu2.1, whole genome shotgun sequence genome encodes:
- the LOC125531337 gene encoding uncharacterized AAA domain-containing protein C16E9.10c-like, giving the protein MEQRSLLASAVGMGVGVGLGLASARWAKPAHAADGGSGAGAGAAEVEAELRRLVVDGRDSEVTFDEFHHRHCYLSEQTKEVLISAAFVHLKQADLSKHIRNLSAASRAILLSGPTEAYLQSLAKALSHYYKARLLLLDVTDFSLRIQSKYGGSSKALVQNQSASETTFGRVSDFIGSFAMFPKKDEPRESLRRQTSSADSRARGSDVASNDPLLRKNASMPSDMSDVASQCSVHSARRASSWSFDEKVLIQSLYKVMISVAESDPIILYIRDVDHFLHRSQRTYSMFQRMLAKLSGQVLILGSRLLNSDAEYSDVDDRVSTLFPYHVDIKPPQEEIHLNGWKTQMEEDARKIQIQDNRNHIVEVLSANDLDCDDLSSICQADTMVLSNYIEEIIVSAVSYHLVHTNDPEYKNGKLLLSSKSLSHGLSIFQETGLGGKDTLKLEANEDGLKGAPGSKKPENDKSPGKDGDAPPQKPEIPDNEFEKRIRPEVIPPSELGVTFDDIGALADIKESLQELVMLPLRRPDLFKGGGLLKPCRGILLFGPPGTGKTMLAKAIANDAGASFINVSMSTITSKWFGEDEKNVRALFSLAAKVAPTIIFVDEVDSMLGQRARCGEHEAMRKIKNEFMSHWDGILSKSGERILVLAATNRPFDLDEAIIRRFERRIMVGLPTQDSRELILRTVLSKEKVDKDIEYKELATMTEGYSGSDLKNLCVTAAYRPVRELLKKERLKEMERRKTEAKQKTAAAAEDSDKAESKKVSSENKDSSEKVDSDGKEGDSESKVDASEAKAEGDKEAVVDLRPLTMEDLRQAKNQVAASFAAEGAVMNELKQWNDLYGEGGSRKKEQLTYFL; this is encoded by the exons ATGGAGCAGAGGAGCCTGCTCGCGTCGGCGGTGGGCATGGGCGTGGGCGTCGGGCTGGGGCTCGCGTCGGCGAGGTGGGCGAAGCCGGCGCACGCGGCCGACGGAGGCTcaggcgccggcgccggcgccgcgGAGGTGGAGGCGGAGCTGCGGCGGCTGGTGGTGGACGGCCGCGACAGCGAGGTCACCTTCGACGAGTTCCACCACCGCCACTGCTACCTCAG CGAGCAGACCAAGGAGGTGCTCATCAGCGCGGCCTTCGTGCACCTCAAGCAGGCCGACCTGTCCAAGCACATCCGGAACCTCTCCGCCGCCAGCCGCGCCATCCTCCTCTCCGGCCCCACCG AGGCTTACCTGCAGTCGCTTGCCAAGGCTCTGTCGCACTACTACAAGGCCCGGCTGCTGCTCCTCGACGTCACCGACTTCTCGCTCCGG ATCCAGAGCAAGTATGGGGGCTCCAGCAAGGCCTTG GTTCAGAACCAGTCCGCGTCCGAGACGACGTTTGGGCGGGTGTCCGATTTCATTGGATCTTTCGCAATGTTTCCAAAGAAGGATGAGCCTAGAG AATCATTGCGTCGTCAGACAAGCAGTGCAGATTCGAGAGCTAG AGGCTCTGATGTTGCTAGCAATGACCCTTTACTCCGGAAAAATGCTTCTATGCCATCTGATATGAGCGACGTAGCATCACAATGTTCTGTGCATTCAG CTAGGCGAGCCAGTAGctggtctttcgatgagaaagtTCTGATACAGTCACTTTACAAG GTCATGATTTCTGTGGCTGAAAGCGATCCCATTATTCTTTACATAAGGGATGTTGACCACTTCCTTCACAGATCGCAGAGAACTTACTCCATGTTCCAGAGAATGTTAGCCAAGTTATCCGGGCAAGTGCTGATACTAGGATCCCGGTTACTTAACTCTGACGCTGAGTACAGCGATGTGGACGACAGAGTTAGTACCCTGTTTCCATATCATGTTGACATTAAACCCCCACAGGAAGAAATCCATCTCAATGGTTGGAAGACTCAAATGGAAGAAGACGCAAGGAAAATTCAGATTCAGGACAACAGAAACCACATTGTGGAGGTGCTCTCAGCAAACGATCTAGACTGCGATGATTTGAGCTCAATCTGCCAAGCGGATACTATGGTTCTAAGCAACTACATCGAGGAAATTATCGTGTCGGCAGTTTCTTACCATTTGGTTCATACCAATGATCCTGAATACAAAAATGGGAAGCTCCTTTTGTCTTCCAAAAG TTTGTCCCATGGGCTAAGCATTTTTCAAGAAACTGGCCTTGGTGGGAAAGACACGCTGAAACTCGAAGCAAACGAG GATGGTCTGAAAGGTGCACCTGGATCTAAGAAACCTGAGAATGATAAATCGCCGGGTAAAGATGGCGACGCCCCGCCACAAAAACCA GAAATACCCGACAATGAGTTTGAAAAGCGTATCAGACCAGAGGTTATACCACCAAGTGAGCTAGGAGTGACATTTGATGACATTGGAGCCCTGGCTGATATCAAAGAGTCGCTTCAGGAGCTGGTCATGCTTCCTCTTCGGCGGCCCGACCTTTTCAAGGGAGGAGGACTTCTAAAGCCTTGCCGTGGAATATTGCTGTTCGGGCCACCTGGAACTGGCAAGACAATGCTCGCTAAGGCTATAGCAAATGATGCTGGCGCCAGCTTCATCAATGTCTCAATGTCCACAATCACATCGAAATGGTTCGGGGAGGACGAGAAGAATGTCCGAGCATTGTTCAGCTTGGCTGCAAAGGTGGCTCCTACTATCATTTTTGTGGACGAGGTAGATAGCATGTTGGGGCAGCGCGCTCGCTGCGGTGAGCATGAGGCGATGCGGAagatcaagaatgagttcatgaGCCATTGGGATGGTATCTTGTCGAAGTCCGGTGAAAGAATCCTCGTTCTTGCCGCGACAAATAGACCGTTTGACCTTGATGAAGCCATCATTAGGAGATTCGAACGCAG AATCATGGTTGGCCTTCCCACTCAAGATAGTAGAGAGCTGATTTTAAGGACAGTTTTGTCGAAGGAGAAGGTCGATAAAGACATCGAGTACAAGGAGCTTGCGACAATGACCGAAGGTTACAGCGGCAGTGATCTTAAG AATCTTTGTGTTACAGCTGCTTACCGACCGGTTAGGGAGCTACTTAAGAAAGAACGGTTGAAAGAGATG GAAAGGAGGAAAACGGAGGCGAAGCAGAAAACCGCCGCGGCAGCAGAGGATTCAGACAAGGCAGAGAGCAAGAAGGTGAGTTCAGAGAACAAAGACAGTTCAGAGAAGGTGGATTCAGATGGCAAAGAGGGTGATTCAGAAAGCAAGGTTGATGCCTCGGAAGCCAAGGCTGAAGGCGACAAGGAAGCGGTCGTCGATCTTAGGCCTCTGACGATGGAGGACCTGAGGCAGGCCAAAAATCAG GTCGCCGCGAGCTTCGCCGCGGAGGGCGCTGTCATGAACGAGCTGAAGCAGTGGAATGACCTCTACGGCGAAGGAGGGTCGAGGAAGAAGGAGCAGCTGACCTACTTTTTGTAG